The genomic DNA GTGAAACGCGCAGCGATGAGCGGCGGTCCGTATACGAACGTGGCCACTGGCCTGACGACACCGAGCTACACGAACACGGGTCTGACGAACGGCACGACGTACTATTACGTCGTTAGCGCTTCAAATAGCGCGGGCCAGAGCCCGGACTCCGCGCAAGTGAGCGCGACGCCGGCGGGTGTTCCAATCGCCTCGAACCTCGTGTTGCAGTATAAAGCGGGCGATACGAATGCAACCGACAACCAGATCAAGCCTCATTTCAACATCAAAAATAATGGCACTTCGGCTGTCGATCTGAGTACGCTCAAAATCCGCTACTACTTCACCAAAGAAGGTTCTGCGGCGATGAACGGCTCAATCGACTGGGCACAGCTCGGCGCGAGCAACATTCAGATTTCGTTCGGCAGCCATACTGGTACGAATTCGGATACGTACGTGGAGCTTGGCTTCTCGTCCGGCGCAGGCTCGATTGTGGCAGGCGGCCAATCCGGCGAAATCCAGCTGCGCCTGTCCAAGGCGGACTGGTCGAATTTCAACGAGGCGAACGACTACTCGTTCGATGGGGCGAAGACGGCGTTCGCGGACTGGAGCCGGGTCGTTCTGTATCAGAATGGTACGGTTGTATGGGGGAATGAGCCCTAAACCATGGATTGTTAAATAATTTGTGCGAGAGATTTGCGTTATGCGGATCTCTCGCATGAACAAAAAGATGAAATCAGGAGGCTGTATAATGCGGATTCAAATTCGGCAATCTTGCCGTTTGTTATTGACGCTGGTCTTGATGCTTGGCTTATTGTTGCCTGTGGGCGCTCCCAAAGGCTATGCCGCTCCGACTGTTCCTTTCGGCCAATTAAAAGTTCAGGGTAATCAATTGGTAGGACAGTCCGGGCAAGCTGTTCAACTGGTTGGCATGAGCTCACATGGATTGCAGTGGTATGGCAATTTCGTCAACAAATCGTCGTTACAATGGATGAGAGATAACTGGGGCATCAACGTCTTCCGTGCCGCTATGTATACGGCCGAAGATGGTTACATTACGGATCCTTCCGTCAAGAACAAGGTGAAGGAAGCGGTTCAGGCATCCATCGATCTGGGCTTGTACGTTATTATTGATTGGCATATCTTGTCTGATGGGAATCCGAATACGTACAAAACGCAATCGAAAGCGTTCTTCCAAGAGATGGCTACATTGTACGGCAACACCCCGAATGTAATCTATGAAATCGCGAACGAGCCCAACGGGAATGTGTCCTGGGCAGATGTCAAGTCGTATGCGGAAGAAGTGATCACGGCCATTCGGGCGATTGATCCCGACGGAGTGGTTATCGTTGGCAGTCCAACCTGGAGCCAGGATATTCATCTGGCGGCCGACAATCCGGTCTCACATAGCAACGTCATGTATGCGCTTCATTTCTATTCAGGCACGCATGGACAGTTTTTGAGAGACCGAATTACCTATGCGATGAACAAAGGAGCAGCGATCTTCGTTACCGAGTGGGGCACCAGTGACGCATCCGGGAACGGCGGGCCGTATTTGCCTCAGTCCAAAGAGTGGATCGATTTCTTGAATGCTCGCAAGATCAGCTGGGTGAACTGGTCGCTCGCTGATAAAGTAGAAACGTCTGCTGCTCTTATGCCAGGTGCATCGCCTACCGGCGGCTGGACCGATGCCCAATTGTCCGAATCGGGCAAATGGGTTCGCGATCAAATCCGGCAAGCAACTGGAGGCGGCAGCGGCAATCCAACTGCACCGACTGCCCCTACTAACCTCTCGGCAACAGCCGGCAACGCCCAGGTATCATTAACCTGGAACGCAGTTAGCGGGGCGACGAGCTACACTGTGAAGCGAGCAACGACGAGCGGTGGTCCGTACACGAATGTGGCGACCGGCGTCACGGCGACGAGCTACACGAACACCGGGCTGACGAATGGCACGACGTATTATTATGTCGTCAGCGCATCCAATAGCGCGGGGAGCAGCGCGAACTCCGCGCAAGCGAGCGCAACGCCGGCTAGCGGCGGCGCCAGTACGGGGAACCTTGTTGTCCAATACAAAGTTGGCGACACGAGCGCCACGGATAACCAAATGAAGCCTTCCTTTAACATCAAGAACAACGGTACAACCCCCGTTAACCTGAGCGGCCTCAAGCTTCGCTATTACTTCACAAAAGACGGTACCGCAGATATGAACGCATCGATCGACTGGGCGCAAATCGGCGCAAGCAATATTAGCGCGGCATTTGCTAACTTTACCGGGAGTAATACGGATACTTATGTTGAGCTAAGCTTTAGCGCAGCGGCAGGTTCGATCCCGGCAGGCGGACAAACGGGCGACATCCAACTGCGGATGTACAAAGCCGATTGGTCGAACTTCAACGAAGCAAACGACTATTCTTATGATGGGGCGAAAACCGCTTATGCGGATTGGAATCGTGTAACGCTGCATCAAAATGGAACTTTGGTATGGGGCACGACGCCTTAAAAAGCAAAACTAATCGTTTGATGACACACTACAAGTGTATTACAGTAGTTTAGCGGTAAAGAATGCCGGCTGCCTTTCGATGTGAAAGGAGTTCAATGAAGGCGGCGCATGGGGGATGGCCATTTTGGCATCCTATATGGTTAATAAGGAGCAGCACGAGGGCTTGGCTGATTACCTTGCCACTAAAGTGTTCAATGATGCAGAAGTACAAGAGGTTTATCCTGACAGCGCAGATGTGAATGGCTTTGCCTTGTTTATGGAGCGTTACACGGAAGGGCTGGCAATTGAGCAGGCAGCGGTAGATCACTTTGTAGAAAATTGGAAGCAATGAGGCAGTGGGGAGTGGCTTTCGGGCTACTCCCTTTTGCTGAATCCGGTGGCCGAGCAAAGCAATAACCCCAGGAATGCCGCAGCATTCCTGGGGTTATTTAATGAAGTGGCCATGACTCTATTTGAAGATACGCTGAGAGAATTGATAGAGCCCGCTGCTCCACACCTTACCTTCATGCCCGCCGACATCCAGATACCACATGTGGGGAATATTCATGGAGTTCAAGCTGTTATGAAAGTTTTGACTTACCCCCAGCAGATTGTCCGACGCGCCGCAAGACAGCCATAGCAGATTTAGTTTACTGGCCGTTTGGGACGGGTTGGTGATGAGCTGCGACGCCGATTTTGTATTAGGGGCGGATGAAAATGCGCCAATCCAGGAGAATTTGTCCAAATGCTTTAACCCGAAGTTCAGCGATTGTCCGCCGCCCATCGACAGACCAGCCAAAGCTCGATGCTGGGCATTGGCATATACCGGAAAATGAGTGTCAATGTAAGGGACGAGGTCGTTGATCAGATCAAACTCGAAGGTTTCGAAGGCAGCTACCTTGTCTGGTGCAAAAATATCGCCGATTGGACGATCATCCTGCATGGCGCGGCCGTTCGGGAACACAACAATCATCGGCTCCAGCTTGTTATCGGCGTACAGGTTGTCTAAAATATTTCTAGGGTTCATCTGATTGAGCCATTCATATTGATCCCCGCCAATGCCGTGCAGCAAGTAGAGGACATTATAGGTTTTCGACGTTGTATAGCCCGGAGGAGTATAAACCATAGCATTCCGTGTTTTGCCTACTGTTGTAGAATAATAGGAAATTTGCTGCACATTTCCGCGAGGAATATTATGACGGTAAGCGTCGTATCCCTGGGGTGCCGGGATTACGGTTCCACCGGAAGATGCGGCGGCAGCACCGCTTGTATTTTGCGTTGAAGATTGGGCATAGGACATCGATGGGACGAGCAGCGTAATGAGCACAACGAGAGTAAAAAGTCTTTTCATTTCACTTGTCCTCCTTGTTTTTAGATGTTCTGGCCTTGCACATTGGAGTGAGTTATAAATGCTTCAAACTGTGGCGGCTCCCCCCCCTTTCGAGACCAGCGGCAATGCTGCAGGAAGCAAGCCTCGCATGGTTATAATGTAAGCGCTCTTATTTTAATTTTACTATATTTAGTAAATGATGTAAATATTTATAATTTCCTCTTCTCTCTATCAGGACCAAACGAGGATGCCCGGTGAATCCCCACTTTTCGAGAGCAGGTGGCATCCTTGTTGATTCTGCGGGCATGGAAAAGTGCCGCTGGGAGCTCCTTCGCTCCGAGCGGCAAGGTTGGCGGGGGACACCTGTATGCCCTGCGGAAGCTGTCACTCCCCGCCCGTGGCAACGGGGTTATCCGCGTACGAAATCCAATCGCTCCAGCTTCCCGCATACAACCGAACATTGGAATAGCCGAGCGAGTGAAGCGCTACGATGTTCGGGCAAGCGCTAACGCCGGAGCCGCAGTAGACGATAACCTCGCGTCCGGCATCTAGAGCATCAATCACTTCGGATAAACCGGCTCGGCGCTGTTCTACGGACGTCCATTTTCCTTCGGCGTCCAGGTTGTTCTTCCAGAAAGCGTTGATCGCGCTGGGGATATGTCCTGCTTTGGCATCGATGGGCTCGGTCTGCCCAAGATACCGGGGGGCTTCGCGAGAATCGACCAATAGCACATCAGGACTGCCGATCGCACTGCGGACATCGTCCACATCGGCGATCCATTCATTACGTACCGCAGGCTGGAAGGACGAAGGGATGACCACGCGCTGATCGGCAGTGACGGGGTAGCCGTCTTGTTGCCATGCCGAGAATCCCTCATCCATGACATACACCTGGTCATGGCCGAGCCAGCGCAGCAGCAGCCAGAGTCTGGAGGCGTTCATGCCTCCCTGGTCGTCATAAGCAACGACGATACTGTCATTGTTGATGCCGGCCTGGCTGAGGCGCTTCGCGAGAATGTCCGGGTCAGGCAGCGGATGCCGGCCCCCATGCTCGCGGGCGGGAGCGGAAAGGTCGCTCTCCAAATCGAGGTAGACTGCGCCGGGAATATGGGACTTTGCATAAGCCGCCCTGCCGGCCTCTGGGGCTCCGAGTTGAAACCGGCAATCGGCGATGACCATATTGGGTTCGTACATGCGGGCGAGAAGCCATTTTTTCGATACGAGTGGATTTGACATAGTATTGCACTCCCTTCAAACAATTTATTTCTTCAACTCAAAAAACTGGCAGCTGCTGCGGTTATGGTAGGCAAGATCGCTGACACTGGATTGCGTAATCACGGTATCTTCGGTAAGGCGGATAATAATCGATCCCGATTCAATGAGGTGGTTGTCGCGAAAGACGCGAATACGGAGCCCTTGCTCCAGGGCCATTTGCAAATCATGCTCAGTAATAAGGCGTCTAATCGTTGGCATATGGATTCCAACCTCCTTCAAGCAGAACGGTCCTGCTCATTTACTTGTACCTGTTTCTTTTGACTTCTCTATTGTAGAGACAAGAGCCCAGCCGTGACAAGCGACTACCCCATATATTATAGAAAAGAGTTCTAGGGCAACGAGCAGTGGGCCAATGCCCATCGTTTCTATAAGGAGGAAGGGGGATGGGAAGGGCGAGATGGCGGGGAAGAAGCGGAGGCTGCGAGTGTGGTTGCGGGTGCGCGGGTTCCAACAATTTCAAGATTAATGCGAATGTACTGCAAAAAACGGCAGCAAGCATGCTGCCATTCTATAGCGCCGTCGCGACAAGTAAAAGGTTTGCCACCCTGTGGAGCAGGGCAGTCGTCACGGCGAACCTGAAATGGATGGAAAAGCTGCTTGCCTCGGTTGCTCCGCACGCGGCCAGACAGGGCCTTGGCACGAACGGTATCGGCTATTTTGTGGATGTTGGCTTTCCAAGACTGGTGTATACGAACGGCACGACAATTCCGCCGGGAACCGTGCAATTCGTGTTCGATCCGAAGGTTCATCAGGCGATAGCTCAAGCAGTACTGCCGTTATACCGCAGACTTGCCTGCGATAGAACCTTTGCTTGCAAGCTGGCCATCGCGATTCGGCGCGGCAATCGACGGCTCGTGAATGTGCTTGTGCGCAGCAGGGTGCATACGGCGGCTTTGAAGGCGGTCAAAATAGAGGATGAGGGTATCGCATTATCCTTTCATTATCCGTTCAGCAAATTCAAGTATCGGAATCTGTTGTTTGGCGAAAGGTTTTTTAAGCGCAGAAGGCGATGAAGGAGAGTTACAAGGAAATTAGCCGACTAGTGAGAGCGAAGCTCTAGCGTAGAACCCTTATCTAAAAAAAGAGCGCATGCAGAAGCATGCGCCTTATTTTTCTATAACGGAGGATTGCGGTGACATTTCCGGCATACCGGATAATACAATTCATTGCCGCCGATCTGAATTTGCTCTCCCGTATAAACGGGTTTCCCGTTCTCGACGCGCAGGTTCATCGTGGCTTTGCGCTCGCAGAACCAGCAGATCGTCTTCATTTCTTCTATTTTATCCGCATAAATAAGCATGAGCCTGCTGCCCTCGAACAACTGATTCTGGAAATCGTTCTTGAGGCCGAAGCCCATCACCGGGACATCCAACTCATCCACGATACGGACAAACTGCTCGATGTTGTACTTGTTCAAAAATTGACACTCGTCCACGAGTACGCAATAGGGCCGGGGTTCCTGTCGGCTGACCATGCCGAAGATGTCGGTATCGTCCCTGATTGGGATCGCTGGCCTGCGGAGGCCAATGCGTGAGGAAATATAGCCCGCCTCGTCCCGGTTATCAAGTGCCGAAGTGAAGATCATCACCGGCTTGTTCTGTTCCTCGTAATTATGCGCCACCTTCAGAATCTCAATCGATTTGCCGCTGTTCATCGCCCCGTATTTAAAAAATAGCTGTGCCATTGCTGCGCCCCTTCTCTAGTTGTTCATCTAGCTATTATATAGCGGGCACGCCCCAGCGCACAATGAGTCCGGCATGAGTCAGGCCGCTGCCGAAGCCGTAAATGAGCAGCCGGTCCCCGGTCTTCAATTGGCCGGCGTCGATTCCCGCCTGCAGGGCGAGCGGGATGGAGGCAGAAGAGGTATTGCCCATAAGCTGCACGCTTTGCAGTGTTTTGCCCAGGGGAATATTCGCTTTCTCACAGATGGACTCAATCATGCGCAAATTGGCACTGTGCGGGATGAACCAATCGATTTCCTCCCGGCTTAGATCAGCTTGCCCCAGCAGCTCCTCAATGCCGGCGGTTACGGTGCGTACGGCCCATTTGAACACTTCTTGCCCGTTCTGGACTATCCTTCCACGGCCTTCCAAAGGCAGGCCGTTCATCGTCTCAGAGAGTCCGGAACGATATACGCTGATTCCCCCGCTGCCCTGCGTCCCCATGACGACGGCTTCAAAGCTGCCAGCAGAATCCGCATCGTCGCGCTCAACGAGAACTGCTCCTGCGCCGTCGCCAAACAAGATACATGTGCTGCGATCCGTGTAATCCGTAATTTTGCTCATGGTCTCGCCAGCGACGACCAGCACCTTCTTATGCAGCCCTGCCGTGATCAGGCCATTGGCGAAATGAAGGGCATAGGAGAAGCCCGCGCATGTCGCATTAAGATCAACCGCTCCGGTGGCGGCCATGCCGAAGTGCTCCTGAATTCGGCACGCGACGCTGGGAAAAGAGTAATCGGGTGTCGTCGTGGCCACGAGAATCAGGTCGACGTCGTCCAACGTTTTGTTGTAAGTATCGCGCAGCTTCTCGACAGCCCGGATACAGAGATGGGAGGTAAATTCATGTTCATTAGTGATATGCCGTTTCTGGATTCCTGTCCGCTGGACGATCCACTCATCGCTGGTCTCGACCATTTTCTCGAGATCCTTGTTGGTTAAAATCCCCTCTGGGACATAGGTGCCGATGGCGGTAATCCTCGATTTGGATACAAACGTCAAAACAATCACTCCTTTATACGAGTATAGGTTTGTGAAAAAAAACAGGCGGTTATACCTTTTATGAAAATCTAAAATGTAGTCTGGTATTATTATCAGGTATTAGTACCTGGTTATAATATAAATGACTTTAGCTCCGTTGTACAGCCTGTTTGTCAAATAATTCTTATTTATCTTTACGAAGGGAGCGTTGTCCGGATCCTAAGCTTAATGAATAGTTACGCGCTCCTGCAGATGTTATAATGAACTCTGAAAGGAGTGCATCAGTGAACTCATGAAAACATTAGTATTGGCGGAGAAGCCGTCCGTAGCGCGGGAAATTGCGCGAGTGATGGGCTGCCGCGATAAGCATAAGAGCCATTTGGAAGGACCGAAATACGTCGTGACCTGGGCGCTGGGCCATTTGGTCGGGTTAGCCGAGCCGGAGGATTATGACGCCAAATTTCGAACCTGGGCCTTGGAGGATCTGCCGATTTTGCCTGACAAAATGAAGCTGAAGGTGCTGCGGGAGAGCAGCCATCAGTTTAAGGCGGTGCAGCAGCTGATGAGAAGACAGGATATCCAATCCCTGATCATTGCGACGGATGCTGCGCGCGAAGGGGAACTGCTCGCCAGATGGATCATGGACATGGCCAAATGGAACAAGCCGTTTCAGCGGCTGTGGATTTCTTCGCAGACCGATAAAGCGATCAAGGAAGGCTTTGCGTCGCTTAAGCCGGGAAATCAATACGATCGGCTGTATCAGTCGGCAAGATGCCGGGCGGAAGCAGACTGGATGATCGGACTGAACGTGACCCGGGCGCTTACGACCAAATTCGGGTCACCGCTATCCGCGGGACGGGTGCAGACGCCGACGCTGGGTATGATTATGCAGCGGGAAAGGGAGATCCTCTCCTTCCGCTCGGAGGAATACAGCACGCTGCGCGCCGACCTGGGCTCGTTCGAAGCGGTATGGCGGGGGGCGAATAACGATTCCCGGATTTTTGATCCGGAGAAGGTGAAGCAGCTTCAAGGGAAGCTCGATGGCCGCAGCGGTAAAATCGTAAAGCTGAAAAAGAGCGAGAAGAACGTTCCGCATCCTTTGGCTTATGATTTGACAGAGCTGCAGCGGGATGCAAACCGCCTGCTCGGGTTTTCCGCCAAGCAGACGTCCAATGTACTGCAGCGGCTGTACGAGCAGCATAAGCTCGTGACTTATCCGCGAACGGACTCGCGTTATTTGACGTCCGACATGCAGGATACGCTCAAGGAGAGACTGACGAGCGTGGCCGTCGGCCCATACGCTCCGCTGGCCAGAGCGCTGCTGCGCAAGCCGCTTCCTTTGAGCAAACGGATCATCGATGACAGCAAGGTCACCGATCATCACGCGATCATTCCGACGGAGCAGACGGTGCTGTTAAATACGCTTACTACAGAGGAGCGCAAATTGTACGATCTCATCGTAAGACGGTTCATCAGCCTGTTCTATCCGGCGGCCCGCTTCGATCAGGTCGCCGTTACTTTGGAGGTGGCCGGGGAGACTCTGCATGCCAAAGGCACGACGATGAAGGACAGCGGCTGGCGGGCCGTCTATGACGGTCAGGCGGTTGACGAAGACGAGGAGGACGAGGATTCGCTGGAAGGCAGCGGCACGCTGCTTCCGGAGCTGAAGGAAGGCGAGAGTGTAACCGTGAAGCGCTGCCGTATTCAGGGCGGCCGCACACTGCCGCCGAAGCGGTACAGCGAAGCGGCTTTGCTCACGCAAATGGAGAAGCACGGTCTAGGCACGCCGGCGACCCGCGCGGATATTATCGAGAAGCTGGTCAGCTCGGATACGATTGAGCGGCAGGGCAACCTGCTGCATCCGACCGGCAAGGGCAAGCAGTTGATCGAGCTGGCCCCGAGCGATCTGCGCTCGCCGGACCTGACGGCGAAATGGGAGGCCGAGCTGGAGCGAATTGCTCGCGGGCAGGGCAAGCCAGGTCCGTTCCTGGAGGGAATCCGGGACATGGCCCAAGGGCTCGTATCCGGCGTGAAGAACAGCGAGGCGACCTACAAGCCGCATAACGTCTCCAACAGCCATTGCCCGGATTGCGGAACCCGCCTTCTGGAGAAGAAGACGGGGCGCGGGCTGATGCTCGTCTGCCCAAGCGAGGATTGCGGCTACCGCCGTTCTGGCGAGAAGCGTCTGTCCAACCGCCGTTGTCCACAGTGCCATAAGAAAATGGAATTGAAGGAGGGCAAAGCGGGGCGCTATGTTCAATGTCTGCCTTGCGGCATTACGGAAACGCTAGGCAATAATGATCCTAAACGCATGAACAAGCGGGAGGAGAAGCGGCTCGTAAGCCAGTACACGAAGAAGCAGGAATCCATCGGCTCCAACCTGGGAGAACTGCTGAAGGCGGCCATGGAGAACAAGAACAAGTAAGAACCTTACGCTAGCCTCCGCATAAAACGGCGGCATGCTCGGAATCCTAAGAATGGGAGGTGATGAGCATGCCCCATCACAAATCAACGAAAATTAAAGATCAGCAGAATAAATCCAGCATAATGGAAGAAGCAATAGAGCCTAAGTTGAAGAAGCAGGCGAAGAGGCCGCCCAGCTTAAACGAGGTCCCGAAGATGTGAAGCAGATGTGGAGCTGGTTGTTTTCTTGCAAAACATGCAGCAGTCTTTCAATCAGAACAGTTTCGCAGCTTTTCTATACGAGCAGGCACATAAAGCTTAAGTAGAGCTCCCCTAGAGGGAGCCTTTTGTATTTTTTCGGTTAGCGTTATAATAGAGGTAAGGGAAACAAGTTGCCAAAGTCAGACGAAGATGGGGGCGGTGAGCATGAGATCCGGGCTGCTGCTCTGGTTTCTTGTCATTAATGTAGTTTCGTACCTGGTGATGGCCGACGATAAACGCCGTGCCCGTCAGAGGCGCGATCGGATTCCTGAGCGGACATTGTTTCTCTTGGCAGCCATCGGGGGTTCGCTCGGTGTGCTGACGGCCATGAACGTGAAGCGGCACAAAACGAAGCATGCCAGCTTCCGGGTCGGCATTCCGCTGTTGCTGTTGCTGAATGCGGTGCTGCTGGGTTATTTTTTATTCTAAGGGTTATTTAATTTAAGTAGAGTTTATTGCACGATCTCGCTTCACTTGTAATTATTAACTAGACAAGGAGAGGTGCTGACTTATGTTATTTAACAAAATCGTTGCAGCTTATGATGGTTCGAAGGCGGCTACCAAGGCGCTGGATAAAGCGATTGAACTGGTGAAATTATCGCCGGAGGCCACCCTTGAAGTACTGCATGTGTTTGATTTTCCGCGTTTCTACGTTGCGGAGGGCTACGCTCCCGTACCTGCTTCTGTGAACCAGGATTTCTATGAACTGGCGGAGAAGACGGCGGAGGAAGCAAGGAACCGCCTGCAAGCCGCAGGCGTGAAGGGCAAGGTTGAATTAATTCAGGGAGCACCGGCTGAAGTTATTCTGGATTACGTGAAGAAGCATAATAACGACCTTATCATCATCGGCAGCCGCGGCCTCGGAGGAATCCGCGAATTCGTGCTTGGCAGCGTCAGCCATAATGTTGTTCAGCATGCCCAGGTGCCTGTGATGGTGGTTAAATAAGTATATATGGAGAGAGTGTCCTTAGTGGTAGGGGCACTCTTTTTTGTTTAGCAACTGAGATATGATTCTGACAATGAAGAGCCTTATGTACTTTGAAGCTCGTTAGTTGCTAGTTTCATGTTTAGGCGCTTAATAGTGGAAATTGACGATTGCAATTTGCCTAGCTAGCTCGGTGCTAACGCTAACGGACACAGAAGGCGCTATTTGTCCAAAATGCAGGGGGGTTGTGGAGCTAACGGACACAGGAGAAGCTATATCGTTAAAAAGTTCAATTATCGGATAGGTTTTTGGTAAATAAGGTCTTCTGTGTCCGTTAGCAAGACTATTTTGGCCAAAGAGGGCAAATAGCGAATCTCTTGTCCGTTAGCGATTAACCAAAGGGACCTAGTAAGCGAATCTCGCAACGTGATTGTCAAAGTGGGACAAAGCAAACCCATCTATTCGCCGATCCAGCGGGTTGGATAATGCCAAAAAACGAACATTCCCTTTTACAGTATTATTAATGTTCGTGTTTGAGTTGACATGAGCTATCCGGGATTGTTACACTGATA from Paenibacillus woosongensis includes the following:
- a CDS encoding DNA topoisomerase III — translated: MKTLVLAEKPSVAREIARVMGCRDKHKSHLEGPKYVVTWALGHLVGLAEPEDYDAKFRTWALEDLPILPDKMKLKVLRESSHQFKAVQQLMRRQDIQSLIIATDAAREGELLARWIMDMAKWNKPFQRLWISSQTDKAIKEGFASLKPGNQYDRLYQSARCRAEADWMIGLNVTRALTTKFGSPLSAGRVQTPTLGMIMQREREILSFRSEEYSTLRADLGSFEAVWRGANNDSRIFDPEKVKQLQGKLDGRSGKIVKLKKSEKNVPHPLAYDLTELQRDANRLLGFSAKQTSNVLQRLYEQHKLVTYPRTDSRYLTSDMQDTLKERLTSVAVGPYAPLARALLRKPLPLSKRIIDDSKVTDHHAIIPTEQTVLLNTLTTEERKLYDLIVRRFISLFYPAARFDQVAVTLEVAGETLHAKGTTMKDSGWRAVYDGQAVDEDEEDEDSLEGSGTLLPELKEGESVTVKRCRIQGGRTLPPKRYSEAALLTQMEKHGLGTPATRADIIEKLVSSDTIERQGNLLHPTGKGKQLIELAPSDLRSPDLTAKWEAELERIARGQGKPGPFLEGIRDMAQGLVSGVKNSEATYKPHNVSNSHCPDCGTRLLEKKTGRGLMLVCPSEDCGYRRSGEKRLSNRRCPQCHKKMELKEGKAGRYVQCLPCGITETLGNNDPKRMNKREEKRLVSQYTKKQESIGSNLGELLKAAMENKNK
- a CDS encoding alpha/beta hydrolase; this translates as MKRLFTLVVLITLLVPSMSYAQSSTQNTSGAAAASSGGTVIPAPQGYDAYRHNIPRGNVQQISYYSTTVGKTRNAMVYTPPGYTTSKTYNVLYLLHGIGGDQYEWLNQMNPRNILDNLYADNKLEPMIVVFPNGRAMQDDRPIGDIFAPDKVAAFETFEFDLINDLVPYIDTHFPVYANAQHRALAGLSMGGGQSLNFGLKHLDKFSWIGAFSSAPNTKSASQLITNPSQTASKLNLLWLSCGASDNLLGVSQNFHNSLNSMNIPHMWYLDVGGHEGKVWSSGLYQFSQRIFK
- a CDS encoding thymidine kinase; its protein translation is MAQLFFKYGAMNSGKSIEILKVAHNYEEQNKPVMIFTSALDNRDEAGYISSRIGLRRPAIPIRDDTDIFGMVSRQEPRPYCVLVDECQFLNKYNIEQFVRIVDELDVPVMGFGLKNDFQNQLFEGSRLMLIYADKIEEMKTICWFCERKATMNLRVENGKPVYTGEQIQIGGNELYYPVCRKCHRNPPL
- a CDS encoding cellulase family glycosylhydrolase, with protein sequence MRIQIRQSCRLLLTLVLMLGLLLPVGAPKGYAAPTVPFGQLKVQGNQLVGQSGQAVQLVGMSSHGLQWYGNFVNKSSLQWMRDNWGINVFRAAMYTAEDGYITDPSVKNKVKEAVQASIDLGLYVIIDWHILSDGNPNTYKTQSKAFFQEMATLYGNTPNVIYEIANEPNGNVSWADVKSYAEEVITAIRAIDPDGVVIVGSPTWSQDIHLAADNPVSHSNVMYALHFYSGTHGQFLRDRITYAMNKGAAIFVTEWGTSDASGNGGPYLPQSKEWIDFLNARKISWVNWSLADKVETSAALMPGASPTGGWTDAQLSESGKWVRDQIRQATGGGSGNPTAPTAPTNLSATAGNAQVSLTWNAVSGATSYTVKRATTSGGPYTNVATGVTATSYTNTGLTNGTTYYYVVSASNSAGSSANSAQASATPASGGASTGNLVVQYKVGDTSATDNQMKPSFNIKNNGTTPVNLSGLKLRYYFTKDGTADMNASIDWAQIGASNISAAFANFTGSNTDTYVELSFSAAAGSIPAGGQTGDIQLRMYKADWSNFNEANDYSYDGAKTAYADWNRVTLHQNGTLVWGTTP
- a CDS encoding DUF1294 domain-containing protein, producing the protein MRSGLLLWFLVINVVSYLVMADDKRRARQRRDRIPERTLFLLAAIGGSLGVLTAMNVKRHKTKHASFRVGIPLLLLLNAVLLGYFLF
- a CDS encoding universal stress protein, with amino-acid sequence MLFNKIVAAYDGSKAATKALDKAIELVKLSPEATLEVLHVFDFPRFYVAEGYAPVPASVNQDFYELAEKTAEEARNRLQAAGVKGKVELIQGAPAEVILDYVKKHNNDLIIIGSRGLGGIREFVLGSVSHNVVQHAQVPVMVVK
- a CDS encoding sulfurtransferase, translating into MSNPLVSKKWLLARMYEPNMVIADCRFQLGAPEAGRAAYAKSHIPGAVYLDLESDLSAPAREHGGRHPLPDPDILAKRLSQAGINNDSIVVAYDDQGGMNASRLWLLLRWLGHDQVYVMDEGFSAWQQDGYPVTADQRVVIPSSFQPAVRNEWIADVDDVRSAIGSPDVLLVDSREAPRYLGQTEPIDAKAGHIPSAINAFWKNNLDAEGKWTSVEQRRAGLSEVIDALDAGREVIVYCGSGVSACPNIVALHSLGYSNVRLYAGSWSDWISYADNPVATGGE
- a CDS encoding ketoacyl-ACP synthase III is translated as MTFVSKSRITAIGTYVPEGILTNKDLEKMVETSDEWIVQRTGIQKRHITNEHEFTSHLCIRAVEKLRDTYNKTLDDVDLILVATTTPDYSFPSVACRIQEHFGMAATGAVDLNATCAGFSYALHFANGLITAGLHKKVLVVAGETMSKITDYTDRSTCILFGDGAGAVLVERDDADSAGSFEAVVMGTQGSGGISVYRSGLSETMNGLPLEGRGRIVQNGQEVFKWAVRTVTAGIEELLGQADLSREEIDWFIPHSANLRMIESICEKANIPLGKTLQSVQLMGNTSSASIPLALQAGIDAGQLKTGDRLLIYGFGSGLTHAGLIVRWGVPAI